From Loxodonta africana isolate mLoxAfr1 chromosome 2, mLoxAfr1.hap2, whole genome shotgun sequence, the proteins below share one genomic window:
- the MIEF2 gene encoding mitochondrial dynamics protein MID49 isoform X2, translating into MAEFSQKRGKRQDDAVLGSAVDFLLANARLVLGVGAAAALGIATLAVKRLIDKATSPRDEEDETKGNTTCLEDGWKELSLLKAMPRPQPQPPPAALSQPVSTPALSPTVPEGPGDSGSRTPPQHSSPAPLCLTFQEKLLAFEREHVVIPAVDVAVAQQLACDVSLELQAFLRSKFLELPFGALEPGGPLFDGLQASGTDPVRLLVPLRLEPELWGLVPGADTVAQDARCWAVRRTQLEFRPRGSSPWDRFLVGGYLCAQLLLELLHKALATSVNWPAISSLLGCLVQPSVTSEELLLEVRQEHLELTIAVLPAVVGTVANDHVLLAWPLEGLAGNLWLQDFYQAEAARLRALDDRDAGTRQRLLRLLCSICCRHPVLGRLGRGHLTQVVLRLGEEEEDWAETALGSRFLQALEELIGSLEQASLLCHFNPSVNLFGDLCEEEINSIGYALYSGLQAPEWLLWGGVASPGPDAGALCTPPSQGFREYFSLAFS; encoded by the exons ATGGCGGAGTTCTCTCAGAAGCGAGGGAAGCGACAAGATGATGCTGTGCTGGGCAGTGCCGTGGACTTCCTGCTGGCCAATGCCCGCCTGGTGTTGGGCGTGGGCGCGGCTGCTGCGCTGGGCATTGCCACTCTGGCCGTGAAGCGG CTCATTGACAAAGCCACCAGCCCAAGGGACGAGGAGGATGAAACCAAGGGCAATACCACTTGCCTGGAGGATGGCTGGAAGGAGCTGAGCCTGCTCAAGGCCATGCCGcgtccccagccccagcccccaccTGCTGCCCTgagccagcctgtgtccacccCAGCCCTCTCACCCACTGTCCCAG AGGGGCCTGGAGACAGTGGTTCCCGAACGCCACCTCAGCACAGCTCCCCAGCACCGTTGTGCCTGACTTTCCAGGAGAAGCTGCTGGCATTCGAGCGGGAGCACGTGGTCATCCCAGCAGTCGAtgtggctgtggcccagcagctGGCTTGCGATGTCAGCCTCGAGCTTCAGGCCTTCCTGCGGAGCAAGTTCCTAGAACTGCCCTTTGGGGCCCTAGAGCCTGGTGGGCCACTCTTTGATGGGCTGCAGGCCAGTGGCACTGACCCTGTGCGCCTCCTGGTGCCACTTCGACTGGAGCCAGAACTGTGGGGCCTGGTGCCGGGGGCTGACACTGTGGCTCAGGATGCTCGCTGCTGGGCTGTGCGCCGGACCCAGCTGGAGTTCCGGCCCCGTGGGAGCAGCCCCTGGGACCGCTTCCTGGTGGGCGGCTACCTGTGTGCCCAGCTCCTGCTGGAGCTGCTCCACAAGGCGCTGGCCACCTCCGTCAACTGGCCGGCCATCAGCAGCCTTCTTGGGTGCCTGGTACAGCCCAGTGTGACCTCTGAGGAGCTGCTGCTCGAGGTGCGCCAGGAGCACTTGGAGCTCACTATTGCTGTGCTTCCTGCTGTGGTTGGCACCGTTGCCAATGACCACGTCCTCCTGGCCTGGCCCCTAGAGGGACTGGCCGGGAACCTCTGGCTGCAGGACTTCTACCAGGCTGAGGCCGCCAGGCTGCGGGCCCTGGATGACCGAGATGCCGGCACCCGTCAGCGGCTTCTGCGGCTGCTGTGTAGTATCTGCTGCCGTCATCCTGTCCTGGGGCGGCTGGGCCGGGGCCACCTCACCCAGGTGGTTCTGCGCCtgggggaagaagaggaggaCTGGGCCGAGACAGCCCTGGGGTCGCGCTTCCTGCAAGCCCTGGAGGAGCTCATTGGAAGCCTCGAGCAGGCCAGCCTGCTGTGCCACTTCAACCCCAGTGTGAACCTCTTTGGCGACCTGTGTGAGGAGGAGATTAACAGCATTGGCTATGCGCTGTACAGCGGCCTGCAGGCCCCCGAGTGGCTGCTCTGGGGCGGTGTGGCCAGCCCAGGCCCTGATGCTGGTGCACTGTGCACACCTCCTTCTCAGGGTTTCAGAGAGTACTTTTCTCTTGCATTCAGCTAG
- the MIEF2 gene encoding mitochondrial dynamics protein MID49 isoform X1 translates to MSTSPTVCVSLASHSYRLTMAEFSQKRGKRQDDAVLGSAVDFLLANARLVLGVGAAAALGIATLAVKRLIDKATSPRDEEDETKGNTTCLEDGWKELSLLKAMPRPQPQPPPAALSQPVSTPALSPTVPEGPGDSGSRTPPQHSSPAPLCLTFQEKLLAFEREHVVIPAVDVAVAQQLACDVSLELQAFLRSKFLELPFGALEPGGPLFDGLQASGTDPVRLLVPLRLEPELWGLVPGADTVAQDARCWAVRRTQLEFRPRGSSPWDRFLVGGYLCAQLLLELLHKALATSVNWPAISSLLGCLVQPSVTSEELLLEVRQEHLELTIAVLPAVVGTVANDHVLLAWPLEGLAGNLWLQDFYQAEAARLRALDDRDAGTRQRLLRLLCSICCRHPVLGRLGRGHLTQVVLRLGEEEEDWAETALGSRFLQALEELIGSLEQASLLCHFNPSVNLFGDLCEEEINSIGYALYSGLQAPEWLLWGGVASPGPDAGALCTPPSQGFREYFSLAFS, encoded by the exons ATGTCCACATCCCCCACTGTGTGT GTGAGCCTGGCTTCCCACTCCTACAGGCTGACCATGGCGGAGTTCTCTCAGAAGCGAGGGAAGCGACAAGATGATGCTGTGCTGGGCAGTGCCGTGGACTTCCTGCTGGCCAATGCCCGCCTGGTGTTGGGCGTGGGCGCGGCTGCTGCGCTGGGCATTGCCACTCTGGCCGTGAAGCGG CTCATTGACAAAGCCACCAGCCCAAGGGACGAGGAGGATGAAACCAAGGGCAATACCACTTGCCTGGAGGATGGCTGGAAGGAGCTGAGCCTGCTCAAGGCCATGCCGcgtccccagccccagcccccaccTGCTGCCCTgagccagcctgtgtccacccCAGCCCTCTCACCCACTGTCCCAG AGGGGCCTGGAGACAGTGGTTCCCGAACGCCACCTCAGCACAGCTCCCCAGCACCGTTGTGCCTGACTTTCCAGGAGAAGCTGCTGGCATTCGAGCGGGAGCACGTGGTCATCCCAGCAGTCGAtgtggctgtggcccagcagctGGCTTGCGATGTCAGCCTCGAGCTTCAGGCCTTCCTGCGGAGCAAGTTCCTAGAACTGCCCTTTGGGGCCCTAGAGCCTGGTGGGCCACTCTTTGATGGGCTGCAGGCCAGTGGCACTGACCCTGTGCGCCTCCTGGTGCCACTTCGACTGGAGCCAGAACTGTGGGGCCTGGTGCCGGGGGCTGACACTGTGGCTCAGGATGCTCGCTGCTGGGCTGTGCGCCGGACCCAGCTGGAGTTCCGGCCCCGTGGGAGCAGCCCCTGGGACCGCTTCCTGGTGGGCGGCTACCTGTGTGCCCAGCTCCTGCTGGAGCTGCTCCACAAGGCGCTGGCCACCTCCGTCAACTGGCCGGCCATCAGCAGCCTTCTTGGGTGCCTGGTACAGCCCAGTGTGACCTCTGAGGAGCTGCTGCTCGAGGTGCGCCAGGAGCACTTGGAGCTCACTATTGCTGTGCTTCCTGCTGTGGTTGGCACCGTTGCCAATGACCACGTCCTCCTGGCCTGGCCCCTAGAGGGACTGGCCGGGAACCTCTGGCTGCAGGACTTCTACCAGGCTGAGGCCGCCAGGCTGCGGGCCCTGGATGACCGAGATGCCGGCACCCGTCAGCGGCTTCTGCGGCTGCTGTGTAGTATCTGCTGCCGTCATCCTGTCCTGGGGCGGCTGGGCCGGGGCCACCTCACCCAGGTGGTTCTGCGCCtgggggaagaagaggaggaCTGGGCCGAGACAGCCCTGGGGTCGCGCTTCCTGCAAGCCCTGGAGGAGCTCATTGGAAGCCTCGAGCAGGCCAGCCTGCTGTGCCACTTCAACCCCAGTGTGAACCTCTTTGGCGACCTGTGTGAGGAGGAGATTAACAGCATTGGCTATGCGCTGTACAGCGGCCTGCAGGCCCCCGAGTGGCTGCTCTGGGGCGGTGTGGCCAGCCCAGGCCCTGATGCTGGTGCACTGTGCACACCTCCTTCTCAGGGTTTCAGAGAGTACTTTTCTCTTGCATTCAGCTAG